DNA sequence from the Sphingomonas taxi genome:
CTCCAGCCCGCCCGCATAGGCCGGTGCCTCCGGCCGCGGCGCGTCGCCGATGCCGACGCCGCCCTCGCCATCGACGAGGTTCATCCCCGCCCAGCCGCGCGTCGCGTCGACGGGCCGCACCACCAGCCCCGCCTGCCGCAGCAGCGGCGCATAATCGGGCAGCCCGCTCGCATGCACGGACCCGTCGAAAAACGCCTTGGCGAAGGCCGGATCGCGCGTCAGCTCGGCCAGTCCCCGCTCGAGATCGGCAGGCGTATATTTCAGCTCGGTATCGCCGCGCGTCGTCCAAAGATGGCGCATATAGGCATCGAGCGAGAGCCCCGGATAGCGCTGCCGCAATTGCAGATCGAGCGCCAGCGCCACCACCGCGCCATACGGGTAATAGGACACGAAGATGTTCGGATTGACCTGGTCGATCGCCTTGGCGGCATCGACGAAGGGCGCGCGCAGGCTCATCTCCTCCGGCCCGCCGTAGCGCCGCGCCGGGCTGTTCACGACGCCGCTCAGCGTACCGCCCAGCCCACGCAGGAAATCGTCGACGCTCATCTCGCCGGCGCGGCGGATCAGCAGCGGCCCGTAATATTGCGTGAAGCCTTCCGCGAACCACAAGGACGGCGTCGGATTGGCGCGGGTGAAGTCGAACGGTTCCAGTTCGGCCGGCCGCAGCCGCTCGACGTTCCAGCTATGCACGAACTCGTGGCTCAGCGTGTTGAGCTGCGCGAACTTCGCCTCGGCGAGCCCGCGCTTGTCGGTGATGATCGTCGAGTTGCGATGCTCCATGCCATCGCCGGTGATCTGCGGCAGATAGTCGGCGATGAACGTATAGGTGCCGTAATCGTAGCGCGGCGCCTGCCCGAACAGCGCATAATGCTGCGCGATCACCCGCTTCACCTTGGCGGTATAGGTATCGAGATCGGCGTCGCTGCCGGCGTGATGCACCGCCAGCCGCACGACATAGCTCTTGCCCAGCGCATCGGTGACCGGCCATTCGCGCAAGGCGAAATCGCTGATCTCGGTCGGGCTATCCATGAAATATTGCAGGTTGGGCGCCCAGAAGCTGTTCGCGCCCCTGGCGGCGGGAAGCTGCGTCGCGATCCGCCACTTGGGGTCGAACGGCGTGAAGCGCACGCGGATCGGCTGGTCGTCATAGCCTTCCGCCCACAGGAAGGTGGCGGGCATGTTGAGGTGCGCATGCGTCGTGTCGATCTGCGCATAGGTGCCGTCGCCCCAGTCGCCGAACAGGGTGTAGGTGACGACGACGGTGCCGTCGTGTCCGGCGACCGTCCAGCCATAGGGATCGCTGCGGATAAGTCGCAGCGGGCGCCCCCTGCCGTCCTTCGCCGACACCGCATAGACGTTCTTGGCGAATTCGTGGATCGCATAGCGTCCCGGAGACGAGCGCGCCATCCGCACGCGCAGCGGCCCCGCCGGCACCCGCGCGAAGGTCGCGGTGATCTGCGCCTCGTGATGCACCGCATTGGGGAAGGCGACGTCATACGCCGTGCCGGCGCGCGCCCCCGGATCCTGCGCCTGCTGCGCGACGACCGCCTGCGCCGCCGTCTGCGCCTGCGCGGCGGCGGCCGCGAGCGTTGCCGCGGCAATCGCCAAAACCGCCGTCACTCGTGCCGTTGCTCTCATCATCGTCCCCTTGCCGCTACCGCCGCGACGTCATGCCGCACCTATAACCATGCCGCTCCGGTCCGGTCCATTGCCGCTCGGCAGCACGCGTGAATCGCCCGGTCCGATATTTGCTCCCGAAGTATAAACGCGCGATCGCGCGCCTCTATAATTGGTGGGGCGGCTGCTCTTTTCCGCCATCAGAGGAATAGACACTTGCTGCTTCGCCGCTTCAACGTCCGCGTCATCGCGCCCCTGGTCGGCGCGATCCTGTTGCTGTGGCTGCTGGCGGGCGTGACGTACCGCGAGGACCGTGCGCTGGAGGCGGCGAACGTCGCCGCACTGGAAGCGCAGGAGCGGGTGCTGGCCGTGACCGAGGTCCGTTCGGTCAGTCGCTCGCTGCAGCGCGACGCGCTCAACCTCATCACCGAAACCGATCCCGAGGAACGGGGGATCATCGTCCGGAAGTTCGACACACGCTCGCAGCAGATGCGCCAGATGTTGCGCGACCTCGAGGACACCAAGGCGCGCCACGTCCTGCCCGAGGATTATTTCCGCCTGTCGCACACCGTCGTCGCCGCACTGGGCGAGGTTGCCGCCGAAGCGAACGCGGGCAACCGGTCCGACGCATTGCGCCATCTGCGCGAGGTCGTCCGCCCCGCCGAACGGGCCGCTTCGAAGGTCGCCGACGCCCAGATCGATGCGATGACCGCAGAGGTCGCCGCGCTGCGCCACAAGGCCGCGGTCGCGCAACGCGCCGCGAACCGGACGCTGTTGGCCGCCGTGACCTTTCTCAGCCTGCTCGCGGTCGCGGTCGGGGCGCTGACCGAGATGATCCGTCGCGAGCAGGCCCGCCTCATCGTCCGCAGCATCGGCGGCGCGCTGCACAAGCTCGCCGGCGGCGATCTCACCGTGCGGGTCGAAGGCGCCCTCGCCGGAGAGTTCGGCAAGCTCAAGAGCGATTTCAACCACGCCGCCGACGCCCTTGGCACGGCACTGGCCTCGGTCCGCCTCAGCGCCACCGATATCGCGTCCGGCGCGCAGGAATTGATGCAATCATCGAACGATCTGTCCCAACGTACCGAGCGGCAGGCGACGAGCCTCGAGGAAACCGCCAGCGCGCTCCAGCAGCTCAGCGGCGCGCTGACCGACTCCGCCGGCAACGCCGTGCAGGTGCGCCAAGCGGTTTCGGAAGCGCATGTCGACGCCGAAAAGTCGGGCGAGATGCTCAAGGACGCGGTCGCCGCGATCAACCGGCTCGAACAATTCTCCAACGAAATCGGTGAAATCCTCGTCGTCATCGACCGCATCGCCTTTCAGACCAACCTGCTGGCGCTCAACGCCGGGGTCGAGGCGGCACGCGCCGGCGAAGCCGGCAAGGGCTTCGCGGTCGTCGCGCAGGAAGTGCGCGCGCTTGCCGGACGGTCGGCCGAGGCCGCGATGGACGTCAAGCGACGGATCGGCCGCTCGGCCGAGCAGATCGGGCTCGGCGTCCGCTCGGTCGGCGACGTCGAGATCGCCCTCGGCCGGGTGATCGAGCGCGTCGGCAAGATGGCACTGCTGACCACCAACATCGCCGAGAACGTCGAACATCAGTCCCTCGCCTTGCAGCAGATCACGGCCGCGGTGGCCGAGCTCGACAACGTCACACAGCAGAATGCCGCGGTCGCCGAAGAAGAGACCGCCGCCGCGCGCAAGCTGGTCGACGAGACGCATGCGATGACCGACCAGATCGAGCAGTTCCGCTTCACCGAATGGGAGGCCGCCAACGACCTCCTGCCCGAGCGCGACCGCCAGCCGCGTCGGGCATGGCGGCAACGCCCGGTCGACCTGACGCCACAGACGATCGTCCCGCTCAAGCAAAGGCTGTCCTGATGCCCGCGGGCCAGATCGACATTCCGTATCCCGGCCGATGATGAGCGCCGAAGCTTCGCTCTTCCGTCACCCCAAAGCGATCGCACAGGGGCGTTCGCACGAGCCCACCGTCTGCTAAGCCCACCCCGTCACCCGGACTTGTTCCGGGGTCCACCCTGCGGCGAGGGGTAAGACTTGACGGGACACCATCCCGCACGGCCCGATGGACGCCGGAACACGTCGAGGCTCTAAGACAGTCCACATCAGCACAGTGCTCCTGCGAACGCAGGAGCCCAGAGCCAAACAAAACAACACCTTATGGCGCTCGGAACGCCTGGGCTCCTGCGTTCGCAGGAGCACTACGCGGCGTTTGCAAAGGCCCCCGACAAAACCGCGGTGATGCACCCGGACGGTCAAGGCCGCGACACCACCGCATGCCGATCCGGCCTAGGCCTTCTTCCCCCCGAACAACCGGCCGAGCAGCGCCTCCGCCGCCTTGCCGACCGCATCGGCGATCGCCTGCGGATCGGGTTGCGTCTGCGTGCCCTGCGGCGGTTCGGGTGGACGCCGCGGCTCGGGTGCCGCCCCCGTCGTCGGAGGCACCGGCGGCACCGGCCGCTCCCCCGCCGCCTCGCGCTTCGTCCGGCCCTTCGCCACCGCCGCGGTCGCCGCCGCCGCGGCCATCGTCAGCCCCGCCGCGAGCATCTCGCGCCCCTGCGGGCTGTTCGCTTTCTCAAGCAACGCCCCGCCCGCCTCGCGCAGCTCCTTGGGCAGGCGGATGCCGAGCACCTCCTTGGGGAGCTTCGCCTTCTTCGTCTTCTTGCCCATGCGCGGCCTCTCTGTCTGTGTGTCGCCGAGATAAGACACGCGCCGCGCGTTTCAACGTGGTGCTGGCGAAGCCTCCCGCGCGTTCCTACTTCCCGGACTAGCCCCAGACACAGAACAGAAGTAGAACCCGCCACATGCTGACCAAAATCACCGTCCGCGGCGCGCGCGAGCACAACCTCAAGGACGTCGATGTCGACATCCCCCGCGATACGCTGACGGTGATCACCGGCCTGTCGGGTTCGGGCAAGTCGTCCCTCGCCTTCGACACCATCTATGCCGAGGGCCAGCGCCGCTACGTCGAATCGCTCTCCGCCTACGCCCGCCAGTTCCTCGAGCTGATGCAGAAGCCCGACGTCGATCATATCGAGGGCCTGTCGCCGGCGATCTCGATCGAGCAGAAGACGACCAGCCGCAACCCGCGCTCGACGGTGGCGACCGTCACCGAGATCTACGATTACATGCGCCTGCTCTGGGCGCGCGTCGGCATCCCCTACAGCCCCGCGACCGGCGAGCCGATCGCCGCGCAGACCGTCAGCCAGATGGTCGACCGCGTCCTCGCGCTGCCCGAGGGGACGCGCCTCTATCTGCTCGCCCCCGTCGTGCGCGGCCGCAAGGGCGAATATCGCAAGGAACTCGCCGAATGGCAGAAGGCGGGCTTCACCCGCGTCCGCATCGACGGCGAGATCCACGAGATCGACGAGGCCCCCGCGCTCGACAAGAAGTTCAAGCACGACATCGAGATCGTCGTCGACCGGCTGGTCGTGCGCGGCGACGCCGCGACGCGCCTCGCCGAGAGTTTCGAGACCGCGCTGAAACTCGCCGACGGCCTCGCCTATGTCGATCCCGCCGACCCCGCCAAAGACGAATATACGCCGCACACGCCCAAGTCGGAAGTGCTCGGCGACAACGCCCCTCCCGGCCGCATCGTCTTCTCCGAGAAGTTCGCCTGCCCTATCAGCGGCTTCACCATCGCCGAGATCGAACCGCGGCTGTTCTCGTTCAACGCGCCGCAGGGCGCCTGCCCAGCCTGCGACGGGCTCGGCGAGAAACTGCTGTTCGACGAGGATCTCGTCGTCCCCAACCACGGGCTCAGCATCAAGAAGGGCGCCGTCGTCCCCTGGGCCAAATCCAACCCGCCCAGCCCTTATTACATGCAGGTGCTCGGCAGCCTCGCGCGCGAATTCGACTTCAGCCTCGACACGCCCTGGGCCGACCTGCCAGAGGCGATCCACGCGCTGATCCTGCACGGCAGCAAGGGCAAGCCCGTCACGCTGACCTTCGTCGACGGCAAGAAGGCCTATGACGTCAAGAAGCCGTTCGAGGGCGTCGTCGGCAACCTCAACCGCCGCCTGCTCCAGACCGAGAGCGCGTGGATGCGCGAGGAATTGTCCAAATACCAGAGCTCGCGCCCGTGCGAGGTCTGCCACGGCGCGCGCCTCAAGCCCGAGGCGCTGGCGGTCAAGATCGCGATGCGCGACATCGCCTATGCCACGCATCTCTCGGTGGTCGACGCGCTCGCCTTCTTCACCGATTTGCCCAACCATCTCGGCGACCAACAGCGCGCGATCGCCGAGCGCATCCTGAAGGAGATCGTCGAGCGCCTGGGCTTCCTCAACAACGTCGGCCTCGACTATCTCAACCTCGACCGTACCAGCGGCACCTTGTCGGGCGGCGAGAGCCAGCGCATCCGCCTCGCCAGCCAGATCGGCAGCGGCCTGTCGGGCGTGCTCTACGTGCTCGACGAACCCTCGATCGGGCTGCACCAGCGCGACAACGACATGCTGCTCGCGACGCTCAGGCGCCTGCGCGACCTCGGCAACACCGTGCTCGTCGTCGAACATGACGAGGATGCGATCCGCACCGCCGATTACGTCATCGACATGGGGCCGGGCGCCGGCGTCCACGGCGGCCAGATCGTCGCGCAGGGCACGCTCAAGCAGATCCTCAAGAGCAAGACGAGCATCACCGCCGACTATCTCAACGGCACCCGCCAGGTCCCGGTGCCGGCCAAGCGCCGCAAGGGCAACGGCAAGCAGCTCACCGTCCACAATGCGCGCGCCAACAATCTCACCGGCGTCACCGCGAGCATCCCGCTCGGCACCTTCACCTGCATCACCGGCGTGTCGGGCTCGGGCAAGTCGAGCTTCACGATCGACACGCTCTATGCCGCCGCGGCGCGCGCGCTCAACGGCGCGCGCATCCTCGCCGGCAAGCACGACAAGGTCAGCGGCCTCCAGCATCTCGACAAGGTGATCGACATCGACCAGTCGCCGATCGGCCGCACCCCGCGCTCGAACCCGGCGACCTATACGGGCAGCTTCACGCAGATC
Encoded proteins:
- a CDS encoding methyl-accepting chemotaxis protein: MLLRRFNVRVIAPLVGAILLLWLLAGVTYREDRALEAANVAALEAQERVLAVTEVRSVSRSLQRDALNLITETDPEERGIIVRKFDTRSQQMRQMLRDLEDTKARHVLPEDYFRLSHTVVAALGEVAAEANAGNRSDALRHLREVVRPAERAASKVADAQIDAMTAEVAALRHKAAVAQRAANRTLLAAVTFLSLLAVAVGALTEMIRREQARLIVRSIGGALHKLAGGDLTVRVEGALAGEFGKLKSDFNHAADALGTALASVRLSATDIASGAQELMQSSNDLSQRTERQATSLEETASALQQLSGALTDSAGNAVQVRQAVSEAHVDAEKSGEMLKDAVAAINRLEQFSNEIGEILVVIDRIAFQTNLLALNAGVEAARAGEAGKGFAVVAQEVRALAGRSAEAAMDVKRRIGRSAEQIGLGVRSVGDVEIALGRVIERVGKMALLTTNIAENVEHQSLALQQITAAVAELDNVTQQNAAVAEEETAAARKLVDETHAMTDQIEQFRFTEWEAANDLLPERDRQPRRAWRQRPVDLTPQTIVPLKQRLS
- a CDS encoding M61 family metallopeptidase; this translates as MTAVLAIAAATLAAAAAQAQTAAQAVVAQQAQDPGARAGTAYDVAFPNAVHHEAQITATFARVPAGPLRVRMARSSPGRYAIHEFAKNVYAVSAKDGRGRPLRLIRSDPYGWTVAGHDGTVVVTYTLFGDWGDGTYAQIDTTHAHLNMPATFLWAEGYDDQPIRVRFTPFDPKWRIATQLPAARGANSFWAPNLQYFMDSPTEISDFALREWPVTDALGKSYVVRLAVHHAGSDADLDTYTAKVKRVIAQHYALFGQAPRYDYGTYTFIADYLPQITGDGMEHRNSTIITDKRGLAEAKFAQLNTLSHEFVHSWNVERLRPAELEPFDFTRANPTPSLWFAEGFTQYYGPLLIRRAGEMSVDDFLRGLGGTLSGVVNSPARRYGGPEEMSLRAPFVDAAKAIDQVNPNIFVSYYPYGAVVALALDLQLRQRYPGLSLDAYMRHLWTTRGDTELKYTPADLERGLAELTRDPAFAKAFFDGSVHASGLPDYAPLLRQAGLVVRPVDATRGWAGMNLVDGEGGVGIGDAPRPEAPAYAGGLERGDVLLGLDGAPVRDAAAAQAVLAGHRPGDRVAVRFRQRGVERDAVLRLAADPSFEVVRGETTGVAVTPAQMAFREGWLGK
- the uvrA gene encoding excinuclease ABC subunit UvrA, which gives rise to MLTKITVRGAREHNLKDVDVDIPRDTLTVITGLSGSGKSSLAFDTIYAEGQRRYVESLSAYARQFLELMQKPDVDHIEGLSPAISIEQKTTSRNPRSTVATVTEIYDYMRLLWARVGIPYSPATGEPIAAQTVSQMVDRVLALPEGTRLYLLAPVVRGRKGEYRKELAEWQKAGFTRVRIDGEIHEIDEAPALDKKFKHDIEIVVDRLVVRGDAATRLAESFETALKLADGLAYVDPADPAKDEYTPHTPKSEVLGDNAPPGRIVFSEKFACPISGFTIAEIEPRLFSFNAPQGACPACDGLGEKLLFDEDLVVPNHGLSIKKGAVVPWAKSNPPSPYYMQVLGSLAREFDFSLDTPWADLPEAIHALILHGSKGKPVTLTFVDGKKAYDVKKPFEGVVGNLNRRLLQTESAWMREELSKYQSSRPCEVCHGARLKPEALAVKIAMRDIAYATHLSVVDALAFFTDLPNHLGDQQRAIAERILKEIVERLGFLNNVGLDYLNLDRTSGTLSGGESQRIRLASQIGSGLSGVLYVLDEPSIGLHQRDNDMLLATLRRLRDLGNTVLVVEHDEDAIRTADYVIDMGPGAGVHGGQIVAQGTLKQILKSKTSITADYLNGTRQVPVPAKRRKGNGKQLTVHNARANNLTGVTASIPLGTFTCITGVSGSGKSSFTIDTLYAAAARALNGARILAGKHDKVSGLQHLDKVIDIDQSPIGRTPRSNPATYTGSFTQIRDWFAGLPESQARGYKPGRFSFNVKGGRCEACQGDGVLKIEMHFLPDVYVTCDVCHGARYNRETLEVKFKGKSIADVLDMTVEDAAEFFKAVPPIRDKMEMLVEVGLGYVKVGQQATTLSGGEAQRVKLAKELARRATGNTLYILDEPTTGLHFEDVRKLLEVLHALVEQGNTVVVIEHNLDVIKTADWVVDLGPEGGVKGGEIVAVGTPEVVAKEPRSFTGKYLAPLLKARGS